DNA sequence from the Oncorhynchus keta strain PuntledgeMale-10-30-2019 chromosome 1, Oket_V2, whole genome shotgun sequence genome:
actccacagagctgcgCTTTACGGAAGGGGGGCCAAAAAAGAATCCATTGCTTAAAGGacaaaataaacaaacacatttgcTGTTCGCCAAAacgcatgtgggagactccccaaacatatggaagaaggaaAACGCTCATGTCTGGCGCAaatccaacacctctcatcaccctgagaaaaCCATGGTGGCAGCTAATGTTGGCTAACTGGCTTGCTAGGTTCAGTTTGTTTTGTAGTGATGTCTGTCATTGTGAGATTTTTTTATTATTCTTCACCTCAGCACCATTAGCTATTGTCATGAGAATATTCAACCCCAATGATAATAACTAACAATCAATAGCTTTTTTCCAATTCCCAAGGTTTGTAAGACCATGGGTTTAATAATAATTAGGCAAAGACTCAGCTTATGCAAAAGGTTAGTACAGTTTATTCACGAAAACGTTCTGAAGGCATCCATTTTATACCTTGCTCCTTACTTACGCACATACTttcacacaaacagtagatatcctacgcacatacatacacacaaacacttgTATCCTTCTCCAGAGTTCTCACCACTGTgtatcactacccagccgacagttCCATTCCCCCGAGATTAGAGAAaccttgagaagtactccctgtcctATCATAAGTTTCTCAGAGTTCTAGCCAGGTTGGGTCAAACACAGTTGAATTGTTTTCGGTATTTTCTTAGGCACACACTGTCTCGCCTATACTTCTAACTTCTAAATGGTAAGTCTTAACTTGTCCTATGCACACACAATCATAAGAATTCTAGTCTTATGATTTAAATACATTTCACTCCATTATACAGTGACAGGGTAGAATACTTTTAGTCATTATCTTAATAACTTTACCTTTAAGATATAAATAATGTAGTCAATATCTTACCATTACCTTAAACATATGAATTTCTATTATATCAGCTATGTATTTGACTGCAATTGTATATATCCAACTAGTTAGCAACTAGTCATAGTGTACCTTGTTTGTTTACAACTTGATGCTTGGCTAGGTAGCTAGGTAGTTATGGCTAACTTTTTAGGCCAACAATATCATGAGTCAGCCTATGATTATGTCTACAGTATTGTTTCCTTCAGTGAGCATTCCTATTGCCAAAGCTGTCAACTACAACTCACGAATCTACTGAGTTTCACAAGTCCTCATTGTAGTATTATGTGGTACTACTACTCCCTTATGGATAGAACTTTAAGCAGGGTAACCAGATAAGTGTACGTAATATCAACTATAGGCTACTagttataaaaaaaatgtatttcacctttatttaaccaggtaggccagttgagaacaagttctcatttacaactataacctggccaagatgaagcaaagcagtgcgacaaaaacaacaatacagaattacacatgggataaacaaacatacagtcaataacacaaactaAAAATATATGTAccatgtgtgcaaatgtagtaagattagggaggtaaggcaataaataggccatagaggtgaaataattacaattaagcattaacactggagcgatagatgtgcagatgatgatgtgcaagcagagatactggtgtgcaaaggagcaaaaaaaaataataatatggggatgaggtagttgggtgtgctatttacagatgggctgtgtacaagTACAGTGAtaggtaagctgctctgacagctgatgcttaaagttagagaggcggatatgggtctccagcttcagtgatttttgcaattcgttccagtcattggcagcagagaactggaaggaaaggtggccaaaggaggtgttggctttggggatgaccagtgaaatatacctgctggagcgtgtgttacgagtgggtgttgctatggtgaccagtgagctgagataagacccCCTAGCAAATACttttagatgacctggagccagtgggtttggcaacgagtatgtagcgagggccagccaacgagagcctacaggtcgcagtggtgggtagtatatggggctttggtgacaaaacggatagcaCTGTTTTtaaatttgctgagtagagtgttggaggctattttgtaaatgacatcgccgaagtcaaggatcagtaggatagtcagttttacaagggtatgttagGCAGCacgagtgaaggaggctttttttGCAAAATCggaagccgattcttgatttaaTTTAGAAtgggagatgcttaatgtgtgtctggaaggagagtttacagtctaaccagacacctaggtatttgtagttgtcctcatattctaagtcagaaccgtccagagtagtgatgctagtcgggcgtgcaggtgcgggcagcgatctgttgttgagcatgcatttagttttacttgcatttaagagcagttggaggccatggaaggagggTTGTATGGCATTTAAGCTGGTCTGGAGGTTAGTATACCTCTggcccaaagaagggccagaggtatacagaatggtgttgtctgcatagaggtggatcagagaatcaccagcagcaagagcgacatcattgatgtgtacagagaaaagagtcggcccgagaatttaaccctgtggcacccccatagagactgccagaggtccggacaacaggccctccaatttgacacactgaactcgcagacttgcagctgtaattgctgcaaaggtggctctacaaagtattgactttggggggggtgaatagttttgcatgctcaagttcagttttttcatattatttcttgtttgtttcacaataaaacatattttgcatcttcaaagtggtcttaggcatgttgtgtaaatcaaatgatacaaacccacaaaaaaatccatttgaattccaggttgtaaggcaacaaaataggaaaaatgccaacgGTGGTGAATACTTTCATAAGCCACTGTAACTTTTAACAAAGCAGTCCTGTATATtggattccaggtgactacctcatgaaactgattgagagaatgtgtgccttgctggttgagagaatgccttgatgccttgtcatcaaggcaaagggtggctactttgaagaatcttaaatataacatattttgatttgtttaaccctttttttgttactacatgattccatgtgtaatATTGTAGTTTTAATGTATTCactattctataatgtagaaaatagtaaaaataaagaaaaacccttgaatgagtagatgtgtccaaacttttgactggtactgtaaataggCCCATATTGAGCTGCACGGGGACGTCAATTGTTTTGAAATTTCACACTTATGAATTTCATAGTTAGCCAATGCTTCCCCATGGTGTTCAAAACTAGTACAGCACTCATTTCTGACAAATGCACTATGGCTACacagacatttttatttttattaaacagTAACATGCAAAATGCAGTAAGCATCTGATGTTGGTGTTGGAGCAGGCCTGGCCAGGTGGACACGCTGTAAGCCATGGAGGAGATGGACACCTGGGGAATGTTGCAGAAGATGAGCAGCTTGTAGTCTGGGTGACACACCAGGCCACTCATCAGTTCAAATGGAAACACAGTGCACAGTGTGTGATATGCAACTTCAAGGCTTTgacacactggtttatttgttgCAGTAGTGTTGATGCTCAGTGCTCACCTATGGGGTTTCTATTGTAGACACCGTGGAAGTCACCAGTGAGTGCAGACTGCAGAACACTCCCAAGCTGGTGGGCGATTACTTTGTTGAAGTCACTGAATGATATGTGTTGATGTTCATGACCTGGGTAAAGATATTGTGTACTGTGTCATTTTTGTGAACGAGGATGGCATCAGAGGTGTGACAGCGTGAGCACAGAGGTGTAGTTCTGGACAAAACAGCAGTTAGTGAAAACTGGTCATCCAAAGAGTACTGATGATGTTGTTTCTGGCTTCAGAAATTACATTATTGTAACCGTGTCAATCCTTTGtaacctagctatcttaagaggaatgcactaattgtaagtcgctctggataagaatgtctgctaaaCAACTAAAATGTACAAATAAAATGCTTTGAAATATTACTTTCTTAGAACAAAGGAAATATGTCTGTTTGTAAAACATAAATTGTAGGCCTTTATCTGCCAGATCTGTGATGTTTTCCAGTTGCTGAAGCAAGCCTCTTGCCTTTCCAGTGCCATAGGGCCATGTCAGGTGGTTGAGGATGAAGGAATTTGGGTAGTCTTCCCGGATGTGCCCACCCTTGACCCTGTGCCCCCTGCCACACTCATCATGTCATGATTCCTGCCATATTGATCATAgcgctccacctctctcctcactttttttaatatatattttttgttaacaacaaatcaatacacaaagcacatgagggaacacaagcatacatagattacaaacaatggacaatcgagctagggggtacaatatcacattacaattacacaaggaccttaagggacatgcatatacttacaattctaacagcttttttgttagtagagcatttaacggTCTTAAAAtacaaccacctctctcctcacgttgtccaccaccaccacctcctcatgACGTGGTTTATGGACACAGTATCTCCACGCAAAGAAATGAAAACACAGTGTTGTCATATCGGCGCTTCACTTGGTTGGTTGTGTGGTGCGCATGCTCTGTTTAGTAGCCGGTTATGGCGGCGGCGATGTGTGTTTGTCCATGAGGTGGATGAGCGCGAGCTATTCTCACCGACTGAACCTGAACGAAAGCATTGATGGCGGGTGTATTCGACATCGATTTGGATCAGCCGGAGGAAAATGTCTCCGAAGATGAGCTCGAGGAGGTAATTTTCTCGATTCTGGCGGGTATTGTTGCACGACTGTTCGATGTAATTGCTGATAGccatgctagctagctataggCCCGACGTCTTGGTTTGTTGCCAATGCTTTAGGCCCAATTTTGACAACGCTCCAAGCTAGCCTTCTAACATTAGCTAGCCACAGATCAGCCAGTTAACACTCATGAGCTGTCACTTGTTCTCAGCTGTTGGGAGATAGTAGTTATACAATTCATCTATTTACATACTTTATACGAATATTGCATATTATATTTTCAAGCTTGCTAGACAATGTGCAGCAAGCGTGCTTTGGTTGCTGTCGTGCAACAGTTTATTTTGGTACTTCTGCAGTTTGGAACAATATGGACTGGAGGTCCTTATGTGGACACATGCTAATCCCAATTTGGACAAGATTTAATGATGGGTTATAGTGGACATTCGCCGTGCTAATAGACTTACCTGTGAACTATTTGTGATGGCTAGCTAATAAATTGGCTGTATAGGGCCATGTTTACATGGTATGAACGAACTCTATTCATGCTCTGACAGTTAGCTACCAAGAATTACAATTTTATCATAAACATTTCGTACTCTATTGAACATCTCATGTTCAGTGCCCATTGGCAAGGATTTTGGGCTACACTAAATATCACGTTACATGTTTTCTGGGTGTAAAATGTTTAACTCCATAAAGATTTGTAAACATAACAAAATAAATGTAAGTTTGTTGTCAATTCCAAAGCTGTCGAGATACAAAAAAAGTCGTCTACAGCTCAAGATCCTCTATCCAGGGTTCTGAAATGTGAACAAAACagattttaatttaatttaaccttCTTTCACATGATGGTATACTCTCGCATGTTGGTCTATGTTGAGTTAATGTTTTAGCTAACATTGCATTGATTTCAGACGATATCCTTGCGTCTAAgatgtaacactttaaaaaatatataatcaacATTCCTGTTGAATCTAATGAAGTGCTACTGCTGTTATATGGCTCTGCAGTGATTTCAGTTATAAAGCAGATTTATTTTTACAATGTTCTAATTTACATTTTCTGTCATAGGCTCAGATCAACGATTTCATGGACCAGTGCAGCGGCTTTGAATTGTAAGTGTTCACCCTTAGCATTATGGATGCCTGGTAGAGGAATAATTATGTTGAGTTGTCACAGTAATTGTACCGTGCTTCGGTCAGTGAGCATATAGTTACATTACTTCTTTCCCCAGCAATATGGACGACTGTGAGAAGATTGAGATATCTGAGGACAACGTCAACCAAGGAAAAGAGAACATCAGGCCGGAGTGTTTTGAGCTGCTGCGGGTGCTGGGAAAGGGTGGTTATGGAAAGGTACGGTGCTGTTCCCCTGAGAGCCATTTAAAATGCGTTTTCATGGGCTTTTATGAGGTTTCATTAAAATTCCATTTCAAACTTGTCATTATTTGGCCTGGCGCATTGTGTTGAACTGGTTCTTCCCTTCTTTTTTTAGGTTTTTCAAGTTCGAAAAGTTGCTGGAGCAGCATCGGGGAAGATATTTGCCATGAAGGTTTTAAAGAAGGTACCTAAAAAATAATATTCAAAGACACATGTATTTACAATTAGTTCATAATTGGCAGCAGGCATATTCATCAAGTCTCTCAATTTTGTCTCAAACTTAGTAAATATGACAAATAAACATTGTTTTATGTTGCTTCTGTGCAAATATTGGCTTTCCTTGAAGCCTGTTGGTGTTTTTGCTAGATTGCCATCTTCACTGCTGCAGTCTTGGCATTTCAGAAGCTGTTTCAGTCCATTAGATGTTGCACAATAGATTGTGCTTTTGCTTGATCAGTGAAATGTACTTTAATGAGAGATGCAGTCATATACCACTTCATCAAAATTTGTCCCCTAAGCTATGCTGCAAAAATTCCCTGAAAAGCCAATTGCTTAATTTCGAACAGAAATGTTCTAAGCAACGCTGAATTAAATGTTAGCACATTCTTGAAAGTGGTGGCATTTCTAGAACTGATAATGAATTGTATTTTATCATGTGGCTTTTTGAATGGCAGACTAGCAGTATTAGCATGACTAATGGTCATAAATGTTTTGGGGCCTTGCAGGCTATGATTGTACGCAATGCTAAGGACACGGCCCACACCAAGGCAGAGAGGAACATTCTGGAGGAAGTGAAGCATCCTTTCATCGTGGATCTCATCTACGCCTTCCAGACGGGGGGCAAGCTGTACCTCATCCTGGAGTACCTCAGTGGTCAGTAAATCAGGAGTCACGCAGGCAGTTACATCAAACGACCTTTTCACGCAAAGATAAACAAACATCCATTCTTTTCACACTCTTCCTGTTGCTCAAGAGTAGCTGGGCAGTCCGACTGAATCTCTTTACACATTAGCAGTCCCAGTCATGCAGATGGTTTCTCTTATTCTGAAACCAAGGGATGGTTTCACAAAAAATATGATTCAAATCATCTGAATTTGTTGTTTCACACAGGACGTTGGCCTTTGCATGATTTACATGAACACTTAATGGGCCTCCTCTGCTCATTGCATCTAACCATAATGTATGTAATAGTGCCTACAACCTGTCCACCATCCCTTCCTGTCTGCTCTAGAGTTACAGAGAAGAATGCACACTATGGTATGtggaagtcagtcagtcagaattcAAAATTAAATGGGTGGAAGAGTAAATTTGGTGTAGTCTCCACAACTATTTTGTGCAACActagttttttaaattttttatgtCTGTTTCAGTTTGAATTTTGTTGTACTTTTCAGGTGGAGAGCTGTTTATGCAACTGGAAAGAGAGGGGATTTTTATGGAAGACACCGCCTGGTGAGTTGAGATGACAAAAGGCAATGTTGTCATACCAGTCTGTTTTCTTACATCCACTGTATTAAGACACATATTTGGAATAACCTACACCAGTATGTTAGTTGGTGAAAGGGAAAATGCTATTTACAAAAGCAGTAAACTTAAGATTAGGTTACCAGGTGTTGGCTGTGTCTGGCACAGAAAATAATTTAGTaaaaatcagtgtgtgtgtatgtgtacaatGTAAATGTGGTTTCTTATCTGCAGCTTTTACCTGGCAGAAATTTCCATGGCTCTGGGCCATCTGCACCAGAAAGGCATCATCTATAGAGACCTGAAGCCTGAAAACATCATGCTTAACAACCAAGGTAATGCTGGGCAAAGATGTAACAACAGATGTCCTGAGTTGCAATCATGTGCACTGCAGACAATGTTTGATGCAACATTAGCTGTAAATGCATCCACATTTGTGCATGTATATGCACTTCATGTTAGACATTCGAGCTGGGAATTGCCATGGACCTAATGAGacgatattatcacaatacttagCTGCTGATACTATATTTATTGCCATTTTCACAATtgtatatgtattgcgatttgatgttccaaaaaTATTGCTCACTGTAAGTCTGCTGCTGAGAGACGAGGGAATGTGAGAAAgcaagttttgatcagtcatggaaataagtgctgaaaacttgttggctcactatttaaaaagatggaaaacaagctataggatgaaaCGAAGTACCTACCGTAGCAAACAAATATAAATTGATAATTGGAGTCAAATATTGGTATAATATTGTCCAAAATTGAATTGATATGTAACTAAAAAATGTTCCCCGTATCACTattacacttttttttaaattatatattttatactgcatctttaattacttgttacttttatctctcattcttatctgtattttttttttaactgcactgttgattaggggctcgtaagtaagcatttcactgtaaggttataTTCAACGCATCTGTTATATTCAACGCATGTGACTAACATTTAATTTATTCCGTGGGAAATGTAATTTAGAAAATGTTCTGCATGTCCACCTCAAAGTGAAAttggctgtagtgtttctgtATTGTGTGTTTTTCCAGGCCATGTGAAACTGACTGACTTTGGGCTGTGTAAAGAGTCCATTCACGGCGGCACAGTCACCCATACTTTCTGTGGCACCATAGAGTACATGTAAGTCACACTTTGTAAAATACACACCCCGTTGTTCATGTAAATCTGTTGAAAGCTGCTATTTTTTTTTATCTATTTACTGCCTCAGTCTATCATGAAAAGATGTGTTAAAAAAAACTGTTGTTGTGTCAGGGCTCCAGAGATCCTGATGAGAAGTGGACACAACAGAGCAGTGGACTGGTGGAGTCTTGGAGCGCTTATGTACGACATGCTGACTGGAGCGGTTAGTGCACAACTTCTTTCATAGACTTCTGTTTATAATGACGTAGTAATACAACAACTTCTGTTACAATCAATCGGTGTTGACTAGGGGTGTTGcagtgaccgtattactgccacaatGGTGGTcccgagtcatgaaggcagtcaaattccacgtgaccatttagttacggtaattaggcttctccaagctctctgatgctgctgatggtcattagtagcttaccaaacttgctaactgcctggtactcactATTCAcactattgtccctctaatcactctgattGCGTGAggaaacagagtgatggcctcttatcaaaagaggaggatcccatcagctttctataggctaggtctactatatttatttatcaactttcctaatattaagcacattgtttATCTTTAccacaggagtatagcctacctggctatttaagtgcatagatgtaTTTTTTCCCGCTGCCCAAGTtttgagacaggtgcatgataatggtccattctaaatcaaaacaaatgtcacacataCTATTTAGAATATGTAAAGACGAGATGAAATCAGAATAGTTTGATGGGTGATAATATTAGCATATGTTATTTTTTTTGCAGCTTTTTCTAATCATAGTCGCATACCTCATGTAGCCTACCCTAAAGGCCTATATGTTTTCATACGGTGTGTATCACAActgaagtggccaaataacttcttaaaatgaagcacattaatctaTTTTACAAGGTgtttagagcctaactggcatacataagcagcac
Encoded proteins:
- the LOC118357480 gene encoding ribosomal protein S6 kinase beta-1-like isoform X3, whose amino-acid sequence is MAGVFDIDLDQPEENVSEDELEEAQINDFMDQCSGFEFNMDDCEKIEISEDNVNQGKENIRPECFELLRVLGKGGYGKVFQVRKVAGAASGKIFAMKVLKKAMIVRNAKDTAHTKAERNILEEVKHPFIVDLIYAFQTGGKLYLILEYLSGGELFMQLEREGIFMEDTACFYLAEISMALGHLHQKGIIYRDLKPENIMLNNQGHVKLTDFGLCKESIHGGTVTHTFCGTIEYMAPEILMRSGHNRAVDWWSLGALMYDMLTGAPPFTGENRKKTIDKILKCKLNLPPYLTQEARDLLKRLLKRNASSRLGAGAGDATEVQAHPFFRHINWEELLARKVEAPFKPFLQSAEDVSQFDSKFTSQTPVDSPDDSTLSESANQAFLGFTYVAPSVLENVKEKFSFEPKIRSPRRFLGSPRTPVSPLKFSAGDVWPRGPLMPGGSSLCLQSPQEQVMYVSTPEQMDVQASSEASAPLPIRQPTGSNLSQFKQQAYPVMAKRPEHLRMNL
- the LOC118357480 gene encoding ribosomal protein S6 kinase beta-1-like isoform X1, with the translated sequence MAGVFDIDLDQPEENVSEDELEEAQINDFMDQCSGFEFNMDDCEKIEISEDNVNQGKENIRPECFELLRVLGKGGYGKVFQVRKVAGAASGKIFAMKVLKKAMIVRNAKDTAHTKAERNILEEVKHPFIVDLIYAFQTGGKLYLILEYLSGRWPLHDLHEHLMGLLCSLHLTIMYVIVPTTCPPSLPVCSRVTEKNAHYGGELFMQLEREGIFMEDTACFYLAEISMALGHLHQKGIIYRDLKPENIMLNNQGHVKLTDFGLCKESIHGGTVTHTFCGTIEYMAPEILMRSGHNRAVDWWSLGALMYDMLTGAPPFTGENRKKTIDKILKCKLNLPPYLTQEARDLLKRLLKRNASSRLGAGAGDATEVQAHPFFRHINWEELLARKVEAPFKPFLQSAEDVSQFDSKFTSQTPVDSPDDSTLSESANQAFLGFTYVAPSVLENVKEKFSFEPKIRSPRRFLGSPRTPVSPLKFSAGDVWPRGPLMPGGSSLCLQSPQEQVMYVSTPEQMDVQASSEASAPLPIRQPTGSNLSQFKQQAYPVMAKRPEHLRMNL
- the LOC118357480 gene encoding ribosomal protein S6 kinase beta-1-like isoform X2 codes for the protein MAGVFDIDLDQPEENVSEDELEEAQINDFMDQCSGFEFNMDDCEKIEISEDNVNQGKENIRPECFELLRVLGKGGYGKVFQVRKVAGAASGKIFAMKVLKKAMIVRNAKDTAHTKAERNILEEVKHPFIVDLIYAFQTGGKLYLILEYLSVPTTCPPSLPVCSRVTEKNAHYGGELFMQLEREGIFMEDTACFYLAEISMALGHLHQKGIIYRDLKPENIMLNNQGHVKLTDFGLCKESIHGGTVTHTFCGTIEYMAPEILMRSGHNRAVDWWSLGALMYDMLTGAPPFTGENRKKTIDKILKCKLNLPPYLTQEARDLLKRLLKRNASSRLGAGAGDATEVQAHPFFRHINWEELLARKVEAPFKPFLQSAEDVSQFDSKFTSQTPVDSPDDSTLSESANQAFLGFTYVAPSVLENVKEKFSFEPKIRSPRRFLGSPRTPVSPLKFSAGDVWPRGPLMPGGSSLCLQSPQEQVMYVSTPEQMDVQASSEASAPLPIRQPTGSNLSQFKQQAYPVMAKRPEHLRMNL